The following are encoded in a window of Lynx canadensis isolate LIC74 chromosome B1, mLynCan4.pri.v2, whole genome shotgun sequence genomic DNA:
- the DCTN6 gene encoding dynactin subunit 6 isoform X2 has translation MAEKAQKSVKIAPGAVVCVESEIRGDVTIGPRTVIHPKARIIAEAGPIVIGEGNLIEEQALIINAHPDNITPDAEDPEPKPMIIGTNNVFEVGCYSQAMKMGDNNVIESKAYVGRNVILTSGCIIGACCNLNTFEVIPENTVIYGADCLRRVQTERPQPQTLQLDFLMKILPNYHHLKKTMKGSSTPVKN, from the exons TGTGAAGATTGCTCCTGGAGCAGTTGTATGTGTAGAAAGTGAAATCCGGGGTGATGTAACCATAG GACCTAGGACAGTGATCCACCCTAAAGCACGGATTATTGCGGAAGCCGGGCCAATAGTGATTGGGGAAGGTAACCTAATAGAAGAACAGGCACTTATCATAAATGC TCACCCTGATAATATCACCCCTGATGCTGAAGATCCAGAACCAAAACCTATGATCATTGGCACCAATAATGTGTTTGAAGTTGGCTGTT ATTCCCAAGCCATGAAAATGGGAGATAATAATGTTATTGAATCAAAAG CATATGTGGGCAGAAACGTAATCCTGACAAGTGGTTGCATCATTGGGGCTTGCTGTAACCTGAATACATTTGAGGTCATCCCTGAGAATACAGTGATCTATGGTGCAGACTGCCTTCGTAGGGTGCAGACTGAGCGACCACAG CCCCAGACACTACAGCTGGATTTCCTGATGAAAATCTTGCCAAACTACCACCACCTAAAGAAGACTATGAAAGGAAGCTCAACTCCAGTTAAGAACTAA
- the DCTN6 gene encoding dynactin subunit 6 isoform X1 has translation MLNQLSHPEVPLIWYFYGFHHDSRNNPLISSQGPRTVIHPKARIIAEAGPIVIGEGNLIEEQALIINAHPDNITPDAEDPEPKPMIIGTNNVFEVGCYSQAMKMGDNNVIESKAYVGRNVILTSGCIIGACCNLNTFEVIPENTVIYGADCLRRVQTERPQPQTLQLDFLMKILPNYHHLKKTMKGSSTPVKN, from the exons atgcttaatcaactaagccacccagaagtCCCTTTAATCtggtatttttatggttttcatcATGATTCGAGGAATAACCCTCTCATTAGCTCACAag GACCTAGGACAGTGATCCACCCTAAAGCACGGATTATTGCGGAAGCCGGGCCAATAGTGATTGGGGAAGGTAACCTAATAGAAGAACAGGCACTTATCATAAATGC TCACCCTGATAATATCACCCCTGATGCTGAAGATCCAGAACCAAAACCTATGATCATTGGCACCAATAATGTGTTTGAAGTTGGCTGTT ATTCCCAAGCCATGAAAATGGGAGATAATAATGTTATTGAATCAAAAG CATATGTGGGCAGAAACGTAATCCTGACAAGTGGTTGCATCATTGGGGCTTGCTGTAACCTGAATACATTTGAGGTCATCCCTGAGAATACAGTGATCTATGGTGCAGACTGCCTTCGTAGGGTGCAGACTGAGCGACCACAG CCCCAGACACTACAGCTGGATTTCCTGATGAAAATCTTGCCAAACTACCACCACCTAAAGAAGACTATGAAAGGAAGCTCAACTCCAGTTAAGAACTAA
- the LOC115511852 gene encoding LOW QUALITY PROTEIN: 60S ribosomal protein L12-like (The sequence of the model RefSeq protein was modified relative to this genomic sequence to represent the inferred CDS: substituted 3 bases at 3 genomic stop codons), with translation MAPKFDPGEIKVAHLRCTGEEVGTTSVLAPKIGPLRLSTKKVGDNITKATGDWKSLRITAKRTIQNRQAQIEVVPSASTRITTVLKEPPTDRKKHKNTIRHPRNLTFDEIVNIAXXMWHGSLAXELSGTIKEILETAQSVGCNVDGHHPHDITDDINSGTMECPAS, from the exons ATGGCGCCTAAATTTGACCCCGGCGAGATCAAAGTCGCACACTTGAGGTGCACTGGTGAGGAGGTTGGCACCACATCTGTCCTGGCCCCAAAGATTGGCCCCCTGCGTTTGTCTACAAAAAAAGTTGGTGATAACATCACCAAGGCAACTGGTGATTGGAAGAGTCTGAGGATTACAGCGAAGCGGACCATTCAGAACAGACAGGCCCAGATTGAAGTGGTACCTTCCGCCTCCACCCGGATTACCACAGTCCTCAAGGAACCACCAACAGACAGAAAGAAGCACAAGAACA CCATTCGGCACCCCAGAAATCTCACTTTTGATGAGATTGTCAATATTGCCTGATAAATGTGGCACGGATCTTTAGCCTGAGAACTCTCTGGAACCATTAAAGAGATCCTGGAGACTGCCCAGTCTGTGGGATGCAATGTTGATGGCCACCACCCTCATGACATCACAGATGACATCAATAGTGGTACAATGGAATGCCCAGCTAGTTAA